The Oryza brachyantha chromosome 6, ObraRS2, whole genome shotgun sequence region ATCATCCCCATTGTTTGTTATTCCTACGGCTCATTCgtcattaaaatataacttaaataaaacttttataaatacgataaaataaaatatgatttaaaatacaaaaaaattaaaaaaaattaaaatctaaatttttgcTCATTAGTAAAAACGATGGAAGAGCTCAATTCTAACCAAAACTAACACATAACACCCATGTTctttatcaaaaataaaaataaacactcCAATGACTTTAAACTTTGTCCTAAACTATGCCATTTTTATACTCGTACGGTCGTACCTATTCTCGACTTGCAaatcgaaaaaaatatatctatttagTATCCTTATCTACCAACCTAACAATATCATTTAGTATTGATAAGAGATAATCATCTCAGCATTTAAATATTATCTCAAAATGTAATCATTtctaatatgtttatagccaTGTGTcatattaatcattttttatttaaaattctttgtATTTTACCCCACCTAGCCTCTCATCCCcttctattattattattaattcatactaagtaatatagaaatattactattttgagatggatgcAGCCgatttatcttttctttaattCCACCCTGAATGTTagtacttgttttttttttaccctctAGGACCGATGGAGTATCTTTCACGCTGACACGCTGTTGCCCCGGGAAAATCAACTCCTAATACACAACAAAGCATGGTTTATCATGTGCATATGGATTAGaatagaagaaagaaagaagtcAGGTGGGCATTTTTATAGTTATGGCCGTCACTATCTCAAGCGTAGAGAATATTTGCAGTAttatattactaaatattaAGGATCCCTCCTACTTTTTTTagcccatgtcacatcgaatatttagacaatAATTAGAAgtagtaaatatagactaataataaAACTTACCTCTTGACTATTTTACGAgactaattagttcatgattagcgaatgtgatgctacagtaaatatttactaatagtagattaattaggcttaaaaaatttatctaatgaaatagtctttatttatacaattagttttgttatctgTTATcggtatatatttaatactcataattaacatcaaacatccgatgggataagtgacttaaaaaaaagttactgGATACACGTTCAGCTGGCGCCATCAGAGTACAGTTTGCAGGCTTCATGAATCATGCCGGTTCAGCTGCATACCGCTTAAGACTTAAGTCATGTGATGTTGATGAAGAGACAAGCGGGGTAAAACACCAAAAAGCCCCTGTCGTAAAATCTAAATAGTGAACTATTCCTATCGTAAAATCTAAATAGTGAACTATTTGGACATGCGAGAATTTGTTTGGGTGAGTTACTCGTGGCTGGACTTTGTAGATATGATCAGCGATGTAGAACCTTGTTTTGCTCATTGACTTGTGGCTGGATTGGTCAAGGTATACTAAACTTGTTTATTTAACTGGTATAAGTCATCCtgaatttatgtatatgtgaTTGGGATCAtattatataacttatattggATGTTGGGTCTTGCTATGTTGTATATTGGCTTGTGCTATATATTGGATCTTAACTGGGCCTATATAAGCTCTGGGATATATGGTTGTTATTGGGTATAaagtttggacctatatgagcTTTTGAAAATTGACTTCGGCCATTTGtcatttgataaaaatatggataaaatataattaagacAAATATAGAGAATGAAATACTATGTCTTACATGGGTCAGGCCTAAAATCTAATTGGGCTTAGGCCATAAACATGGGCCTGCTACATGGGCTTTGATAAGCTACAAGagattttatagaaaaattttctagACAACGACCAGTGTcccgtttagttctcaaaaattttcacccaaaaatatcatatcaaatctttaaacacctaaatagagtattaaacatagataaatcgaaaaactaattacacagttatgtgagaaattatgagacaaatcttttgagcctaattaatccatcattagcacatgggctcaaaagattcgtctcgcggtttctataCCAGCCGtggaattcgttttttcattctcgtcaaaaacctctttcgacatccggtcaaacgttcgatgtgacacgcaaaaaattttatttcaccaactaaacacccaaaaaaataagCGTCATAAAGTTAACGAAAGGATCATCACTGTatcaatgataaaaaaaatatttttgtcacAAAGCATGATTACATACGTATGATAGGTGACAGAAAAATTTGTCACGCAAACGTCATATATTTCGGAACGTGGCATgattctttgtttttgttttcatgaCGTAAATGAAACATCACCATTCTTTGTTTTCATGACGTAAATGAAACATCACCCCTCTTGTAGTATCGGTCGGCCTCGTGCTTCTGAGCTGCGTCGTGCTACTCTCGGATTAAGCAATGTAAGCAGGGTGTTTTCGATGAACCAAGCGGTATTCTGCTCGTAAAACACATTGCTTATCGGATGGATATAATCTTGCATTTGCATCACGTACATAACATTGTTGCCTAAGGGGGGattgtttggtattttttaatagaaaaagctaaacagcgtatttgtaaaaaaataatttatgaataaaacttttatatatatatttttactgatataaaagctaagactaaaaaataaactagggtgaaaaaaatctaaaattcaatttaagattaaaaatttaaattttgacttataaacataaacaaaagtaaaaatataggTGTTAATGTTTGCAGCAGCTGTTCCTATCACCTGTCTCAGTGTCTCTACGGATCGCATAATCCTGAGGGTTTGTTCATCAGGACACATGTGGCTCAGGAGGAGAAACAGTGGTATGCAGTAAGCTGATTAATGGATCAAACTAGGGGCAGCAGTTGAACAATGATGATACTGACGACATCGTGGTCTCTTACGCGAGTTCTTTTAAACAAGCTTAATTTccagtaataataatataaatgttctTAGTGACCTAAAAATATGgctaaatataaatacaataaaaaactctaaaatctactacaaattcaaagtcaaaatttaaattaagttaTAAGGCTAAGTGGAAGCGAAATAATGAGGCTGTCAGTGAACTACTTTTGACTTCTGAGTTTGACAAATTATATGAGGATGGATCAATAGGAAACAATCCTGCGGATcgttttataaataaattctgAAACGCAAGATAACAAACAGGAGAAGAAGATTAACATCACATAATGACTAGTTCAGAATTACACTACAAACACATGATTAGAATTCAGTATTTGGCATAGTCAAATTCTGcctaatcttttcgcttctccttatacttataaaccagaattttatttttcggccttaaacttttaaatcgctaaaaacacgtataacaaaattttatttatataatgttttttatttacaaatatatcatttgactttttgctgaataagtcaaacaatcacctccatTGCCTTTGaaagatgaattggagctgtTTTCAATTTCATAGAGATACCATTTCAGATATAAGAGAATTATATGATGCGAACGGCAACACAAAAACAAAGCAATCAGGCATAATGCATTGGATACTATGCATTTCAATTTCTCTGGTGACAGTAGAACTGGAGAAAACTAAGCTAAGGGTGCGATTTCTGTACTGTTGATTGACATGTCCAGTTTCTCTGGCGTTACAAGTTACAGGGCCATTGCTCTGACTGCTGACTGATTAACTAAAAGTCGAACAAGACCTCTGAATGGCACGGCCGGGTTGAAAGATCGCCAGACTCGCTAGATTTTAGATCGAAGATGGGATCAGGGCCAAGCACACCCAACGGCCTCTTATTGTTATTGGGACAAACAAGTTGCAGTTTACTGATGTTTCTAGCTTTCCCCAACAAAAAACTCACAAACTGCGTATCAATGGAGGTCAAGTTAAAGTTCATGATTCTTACCACCCTAAGATTATCCAAGCCATCCTCCGGCATCTCTTCGTTCACCAATCCAAGGGAAGCTTGTTGATCTGAATCCCTGATTCTTGGGAGCTGCAATTCAAGCACAGACCGTAATCGTGTTCAGAAGGGATCGTGATGAAATGAGAGCACATGCAGATTCATCAGACGCAGTAAATGGGAAAACGACAGTGCAAAATCCAGATTCCAGAAAATGCTTCTGAGGTGCAATATATTAACCTGCAGAAAGAACTTGCGGAGATTTGGGCAGGGGACGTGCTGGAGGAACGCGAAAATGTTAGCAAGGTTCGAGGCCGTCATTTCTAACACGAGCAACTGCAACTCTGTCAAATGCTGAAAACTGCCAAGCCACGCTAACTTGGAAGTTTGTCCAGCTTTACACAAGCTCGACACAATCTGAAAGATATGAAATCATCATCCATGAGTCCAGTAAACGATATCAAATCAAAGTGAAAACAGAAGGAAATGATACTTATCCAACGGAACGGAGCATACCTGGAGGGAATTGTTGCAGATGGTGAGGTTGGAGAGGTTGGATAGCTTCGGAAGGGCTTTTTGAGACCATTTGTCGAACACCTGGGAAACTATCGAGCCATAGTAGCAGATGTAAAGGTCAGTGAACAAGGCGTCGATCGTGCGCGGCAGGTAGAAGGACGAGAGGAAGTGCCCGCTGTAGAAGACGGAGCGGAGGCTGCTTACACCAACGGAGTCTTTTACCCTATGtcattaaaaaagttaatgccTATTGGTGTgccacaaaaaattttatagacatCTCTATATCACGagacaaacttttttttttacctacgTACATTTCATCCCTTTCCGTTAGAAACTAACCTCTTACATGCGAAACCCACCTAGGGAAATTACTAACGCTGCccagcctctcctcctcctcctcccgtaGTACTCCCTCCCGTGCGCACCTCCCAGTAAACCCTAGCCACCCGGAACGGCCAGATCCGGCGGACCCCGCCTCGCCGGACCGTCGCCGCCCCCGGACCGCCGCggaatcctcctcctccctcccgtgcGCCACCCGACGGGCCGGTGCGCTCGTGCGGCCAGCCGGCGGCCAGGGCAGCGCGCGCGTGCGGCCACCCGGCgcaccggccggcgagctcaccgccttcctccgccgcctctacGACGCCTCCACCGTCGCGTCCTCCCCGAAgcacgcgccgtcgctcgccgccctcgtcgGCCCCGGCCCAGGCGTCGCACGACCTCCTTGTCCGCGCGCTCTGGGAGCTCCACCGTGACCCTGACGCGGTGACGCTCGCGCTCCGGTGGGGGGGAGGAGTGCGCCGGCTCCTCCGGGGAGTGCGCGGGGCCCCTGCGGCCGGCCGAGGCGTGGCACCTGGCCATATGGGCCACGGGGAAGGCCCGGCGGTTCGACCTGGCGTGGGCGGTCGTGCGCCGCGGGGTGCTCACCAGCCGCGCCATGGTCATCGTGACGGAGAGGTGGGATGGAAACTGCAAGCAGAAAAATCGGAACCGGTCTCCATTTTTCTGTTCTCTGTATAGCTTTCATTGTTGTGAGACTGGAAACTGCTTTGTGTTAGTGCCGTGCAACAATTTGTTTGCTTTACAAGTTCAGCTATGTCGAGTTGCTCGTCAGAATTATGTGTTATTAGTTGTCTGTGCTTATGTATTCCTTCGTTTTGAATGGTTTACTTTGGTCATTGAATTGGTATTGCTAGGGTATGTGCGCCTGTCGAACTTGATACATGGTATTGATttcgttaaaaaaaacagttatcTGCTTGCAGAAACGTATTAgcaattttcctttattttttacaattttccgGATTTATTAGCCAATTTTCCTGGTTTTTTTGAGTTTCTGTACATTTTCTAATTTAATTACGAATTTTCTTACTTATTtcttgatttaaaattaattctgccatttccttttttactgatttttcatatttacttactgttttaaatttatgtttatcatttatttacaAGCAAAGGCAAAATAGTCTATTTACACCTTCATTTGACACCGTTAagactccatccatccaaaatgATGTGcaggtaaaaaaatgtttatctCATGACGTTTACAATGTTTTTTTGGTATAATGTaaacattaacttttttaatggcATAGGAGTAAAAGACTCACACTAACGACGTCCACCCTCTCGAGTTTGTGGCACCTCAGGTTCGTCGCAACTCCTGGCAGGATGGCGATGACGTCGAGCAAACGGCAACGGCGAAGGTCCAGAGCGCGGAGGCTGGGGCAGCGCGCGATCGCTTTTCTGAAAGTATCACTCGCGATGGTGACGGAGTGGAAGGAGATTTCCGCGAGCTGGCCGAACGGCTCGGCATCCTTGAAGCGCATCCTGGAGATGACGATGTTGCAGAGCGAGAGGCGCTCGAGCACGCGGCTCAAAATCGCAAATGGAACCTGGCTTTTCCTGCAATTGTCGGGTTGTGCAGCTCGATGTGGAGGTCGTTGACGCCGAACTTGTTGGCTAGTGTCACGAGCTTCTCCAGGTGAGAACACTTCATCACGGTGCGGACGACGACGGAGAGGCGCTCGAGGcggcgctccgccgccgcatcagCGTCCAGGATCTCGAGGAGGTTCTGCATGTTTGGCGCGACGCGGGGACGGATATCGTAGCGCCTGGTTCTCTGCttccacccccaccccccatCCCAGAGCATTCGCCACTCCTTCGAGAGCACCGTCGTGCGGATGGCGTCCTTGAACGGGAGGCAGCCGATGATGCGCTGTTGAATTTCTTCGGGAAGCTCACGGAGGCGGTCCACcgcgacgtcctccgccgccgctttaCCTTCGCCCTCCCCCGCCGCTTTACCTTCGCCCTCCCCCGCCGCTTTACCTTcgccctccccctccgcctctccgcctccgccctcctccgccgccgcttcgccttcgccctccccctccgcctctccgcctccgccctcctccgccgccgcttcgccttcgccctccccctccccctccgcctctccgcctccgccctcctcctcctcagccgccgctccgcctccgccgtatTCACCGTCCTCCACCCTCCGCCTCTTCGcgccgacgacggtggcggcggaatCGAGCGTcatcgccgcgcgcgcgcgctccccgCTTCCCCCTTCTTccgctccctctccctctcccatttGGCCATTTGCGCCTTCTCCTCTCCGGCAAGCTAATCGCGTTTGGACTCTGGATTCCAAATTGGAAGCCGCAGCAAGCCAGCAACCGCCGCACTTGACCGTTATATAGGCCAGCTGGAGCTGCCATCTACCGGGCCGTATCAACTGGTGGCCCGATAGGCCCATGAAAGCCAACCCGACaggaaaacatgaaaaaacaaaacgtgTAACATTTGCAAATAGAATAgtgaaacatgaaaaaaaaatactgaaacATTAAAAAGTAGATCgattataataaaaacttaaaCTGTGAAATGGTGCAACGGAGTTGAACTTCAATAGAAACATTCAACTCTCACAAGAAACATGTATTTTCATGATGggataaaatataatcatataatttttttgtaagaTTTAATTACAACAtacatttttatcattcatcaCATAagccacagaaaaaaaatgttttggaaGATGTTTGATTGAGGATtagtgcgtgcgtgcgtgcaagAAGGCAGTGCATGCGCTCGTGCACGAGGGAAGCGACGAGCCGACGATGAGACTTGAGAGAGGCGGGTAAGTGCATATTTTTCGCTTTTTCCAcgaaatatttgtaaacaaaaaaattataaataattttttatatatacttttgttagtgatctaaaagctaaaaataaaaaataaaataggataaaaaaactgtaaaaaacaaaatttggttaTTAAGCAGAAGCCTAAGCCGAAGAGAGAAGGTGCGTATACCCGGCTGACACGGGGGGACGCTCCCGTGCCAACGTCACCGTGTCCAAATCCGGTCATCTTTGACACGGTCCTCCGGCGAGCAACGCGAAACTAGCGACGACAGCCACCCCCCGCAAACCATCGAGGCAACGCGACACGACGCGGGCACGAGAAACATCCTCCTCGGTTTTAGCGAGCTGCCACAAACTCTGCGTGCCTAATTAtacccttcttcctccttcctcctcccgttGGAACGCCTTTGTTGCGTTCCCACCCCTACTCGTCGCGCCATTTCCCTTCCATCGGTCGAGCAAGCAGCgcggctcgatcgatcggcgccAATTCGAGAAAAGTGAGAGGAGAACGGTGGTGCCAATGCCgcttcggcggcggtggacagCGCTTTGcttggtcgtcgtcgtcgtcgttcttGCCGTTGTCGCCGGGGTGGTGCGTGCGCAGGACTacagcaatggcggcggcggcgaggaggaggacgaggaggacaaGCCGCAGTTCAAGGCGCAGGAGGCGTGCAACGGCGCGTTCCTGACGTACACGTTCACGGAGCGCGCCAAGGAGTACCCGCGGACGAAGAACGCGACGGCGCAGGCGTACGCGTTcaaggcggaggcgacggtgcTCAACACCATGGCCGAGGACCTCAAGGCGTGGCAGATGTTCGTCGGGTTCCAGCACAAGGAAATCCTCGTgaccgtcggcggcgccgtgctCCTCGACGGCAGCGACCTCCCCGCGAACGtctccggcggcgccacctTCGCCGGGTACCCCATGGCCGACCTCCTCAACTCCATCGAGACCGCCGGCGACATGACGCAGATCCAGGCCAAGATCGACATCACCGGCACCCAGTTCGGCGTCAAGTCCCCCGCCGCGCCCATGCCCAAGACCATCAAGCTCGCCAACCCGGCCGGCTTCCGCTGCCCGGCGCCCACCCGCAAGGGCAGCGTCATGTACGTGTGCTGCGTCAAGGACCCAAAGTTCAAGGCCAAGAAGACGAACACCACCCGGTTCCAGGCGCGGCAGAAGGCCGACCTGACCATCGCCTACGACGTGCTCCAAGCCTTCGGCAACAACTACATGGCGCAGGTGACCATCGACAACTGGAGCCCCATCAGCCGCCTCGACAACTGGAACCTCACCTGGGAGTGGAAGCGCGGCGAGTTCATCTTCAACATGCGCGGCGCCTACACGCTCACCAAGGAGGGACCCGCCTGCGTGTacagccccgccgccggctacTACAAGGACTTCGACTTCACGCCGGTGTACAGCTGCGAGAAGAAGCCCATCGTCGTCGACCTCCCgccggagagggagaaggacGCGGCCGTCGGGAACGTCCCCTTCTGCTGCAAGAACGGGACGCTGCTGCCGCCCACCATGGACGAGTCCAAGTCGCGGGCCGTGTTCCAGATGCAGGTGTACAAGGTGCCGCCGGACCTCAACCGGACGGCGCTGTACCCGCCGCAGAACTGGCGGATCACCGGCAAGCTCAACCCGCAGTACGTGTGCCGGCAGCCGGTCCGGGTGAGCCCCATGGTGTTCCCCGACGAGACGGGGCTCATGTCGTCGACGCCCGCGGTGGCGTCGTGGCAGGTGGCGTGCAACATCACCCGCCCCAAGAAGCGCGCCGCCAAGTGCTGCGTCTCCTTCTCCGCCTTCTACAACGACTCCGTCGTGCCGTGCAACACCTGCGCCTGCGGCTGCGGCAACGACACGGCGACGTGCGACCCGGACGCCCACCcggtgctgctgccgccggagGCGCTGCTCGTCCCGTTCGACAACCGCACGGCCAAGGCCCGCGCCTGGGCGAAGATCAAGCACCGGCGGGTCGCCAACCCGATGCCGTGCGCCGACAACTGCGGCCTCAGCATCAACTGGCACGTCGTCAACAACTACAAGTCCGGCTGGGCGGCGCGCATCACCATCTTCAACTGGCAGGACTACACCTTCAAGGACTGGTTCGCCGCCGTCACCATGGGCGACCACTACAGCGGCTACGAGAACGTCTACTCCTTCAACGGCACGAGGATGGGGGCGCCGTTCAACAACACCATCTTCATGCAGGGGTTGCCGGGGCTCGCCTACCTGGAGCCGATCACCGACGGGAGGACGCCGGACGACCCGAGGGTGCCCGGGAAGCAGCAGTCCGTCATCTCGTTCAAGAGGAAGGACGCGCCGAACATCAACATTGCCAAAGGGGAGGGCTTCCCCAAGAGGCTCTACTTCGATGGCGAGGAGTGCGCGCTCCCGGAGACGATACCGAAGGCGTCGGGCGCGCACCggcgagcggtggcggcgagcctTGGGCAGATTGTCATGGCAGCAGTGCTTGTGATGGTTGTGGCGGCTGTGGACTCTTTGTGCTTATGATGACTGAAAATTTCAGGGGATTATATATAGCCATTGTTTTAGCCTTTTAGAGTGCTACATTGCTGAACATTTCATCATCCATTGTGGGGGTATTTTGACTAGAATTCAGATGTTACAGTGATCCCCTAATGCAGGAACTGCAAGTCTGCACTTTCATAGAGCATAGTCACACAAGCACAGAAGTgctaaacaaaaacaaagacaCAAACCCTTTCCACAACTAAGTAGCATAAGTACAATTTGGGTTTTCAAACATTCAAGCCTTTAATGAAAGAGTGTATTCTTATAGGGTCACACAAACTCACAACAAACTAATCTCAAGACCATAAGTATAGAAATTAGAATTCACTTATGCACTTATTTTTGTCCATTTTGATATTTGCAACCATCAATCAATAACAATAAAGTTACATATTAAAATACTAATGATGTTCATGAAAGTACAATCAGTCTGTCTTCATGAAACTCCAATGCATTTTGAAAGACGTCATATGGAGTATAtgataatactacctccgtttgaAATTATAAGTTACTTTAGATTTATtctaagtcaaacatctttaaCCAAGCTTACAGAGAAATATACTAACATCTACACCATCAAATTAGTTTATATCCATTAATGAATACTCCATcccttctaaaatataaattttaggatttaaattttatatcacaatataaacatttctgcaCTGATTCTTATGGTTTCAATCATTCCAATGATTTCGGAGCCAATCAGATGCTTAGAAAGGGAAtctaattaaatcaaaattcaaaaattgattactgaagtgactaaaatataattttttgacatCTCCTTAATCTATGCTAAAcaatctagaaatatttatattttgaaatggatgtatttttatagtatatttattttgagttgaaaatgttgttatatttttctataagttTGATCAATCTTGAAGATGTTTAACTTAAGACACCCATAGCAAATATGTGCTGAAATATATTCTGATTTCTAATACTAAATGGAAAGAGCAAACAGAAAACCTGCAATATTTAGAACACACCGAAGTATTACGATGCATGAGAATCGCATCGAACATGTTATAATTTGTAGTTATCAGTAATGTAACCTTTTTCGGCACAAGTTGATATCAACAAATTTCACCAGAAACTTACATATAGCTACGTTGGTAGAATGTTGTAATAGGcaacaacatatatacaatcTATAATGCACTTCTGTCACATTGTTCAGTTACTTCAGTTACACCGAAGTTAATTGTTTCTGCACATGTTATCTGTTAGCACGTTCTAGACCTCAATTTTGAAACCTACAGCCACAGCTCGACTGCTGACTGAACAATACTACCGGGCAGACAGAATGAAATGGCTTAAGTCTAGAATCATGATAACCACAAAGAGTTACCCGCGCACTTGCAGAAGCTTTTTCGGGATGCAGCAGACCGGCTTACTGTCCTGGGTGCACCCAATTGGGATTGGGAGCAACTAGTATCAATCTCTGAAGAAAGTTGGCTTTCCTGAACAGAAAGTGCACCAGCTCAATCTCATTGCAGTGACATGACACTTGAAGCTCGTCAACTTTACCACTGCAAGTTCTTGAAAGCTCTTCCCCGGTTGCTGCTCCAGTGCTCCTCCACCTATTTTGAGAGCGTCCTGGTATGAATCACGACCCTCTGCTGGGAGCTAAAAGCACAAGGGCAATAATTCAAAATCATCAGAAGGAACATGGTGATTACCTGCAGAAAGAGCATCTCCAGTCGAGAACACCGTCAGGCGTTGATAAATCCATAAACGTCATGTCATTGAGGTTGGTCGTTTTCATGCCAAACATGCACAGTTGCAGCTCTCTCAAACTCCTCAAGTCGCTCAATTTCACATCGTTTCCGGCATCACGCATGATAGACAAAGACTGACCTGAAGAGCAAACAGCAGAGCAATGTTTGAGTAAAGTGAAAACAATTCCAGAtgaaaaatttttttggaaggaaaCATAAGGATCAACGAACCCGGAGAAAAACGCTGCATAGGGTGAGATCTGGGAGAGAGCCTTGAACCATTTGTTGTACAGCGGAGAGCAGATGCAGAGGTCGGTGAGCGAGTCATTGTCCAGAAGGCAGAGAGAGGTCAGGAAGCCACCGGTGTAAAGCAAGGACCGGAGATCGCGGGGCTTGCCGGCTCTCAGGTCGATGACTTGGGGGCACTCGCGACGGTGAGGCTCGTCAGTTGCGGCTGCGTTCTAGCGCAGTAGAAGTGGAAGTCGATGTCGATGATGGAGGAGCAGCGTCGCAGGTCGAGGACGCGGAGGTTGGGACACCCTGACCCGGCGATAATACAGAGGAGGTTGTTGCCGGTGAGTTTGATGGAGTGGATTCGGATTTCCTCGATCGTGGGGAAGTGGTCACCGGCGCAGCTTAATCTCCTCGACGCCGATCAGCGACTGCTCGAATCGGAAGGAGAGTATCGCTGCGATCTTCCGTTTCTGGATGAGGATCTCCTCGGCGCCTCGGTGGAGCATTCAGCGCGCCGTACCCGTACTCGATGGTGAAGGACAGAAGGAGAAGCTGAGGAGTCGGGTGTGAGCGCCCGCCGAACctcctgcggcggcgccgagatGCAATCCAACTTCGGCCGCTCCCCGCCATGGTAGCGCCTAGCCATACCTTGGGAACGGAGACGGCGCCGGAGATGCCGCCGGATTGGTATTTGGTACGGCGTCGCGTCTGCCTTCTCCGAGAAGCCACCCGGCCCGATTCGAATTTCAAATGAGGACGACGAGAAAGTTCTCTCGCAAGCCTAGGCCCAACCGTTATATCCTAGATGGGCCGGGCCCAATGGCCCACGAAGCTTCCGAAGATTTCGTACGCGACAAGTAACtgggcttcttcttctttgcgTCCGTAGCCCACGCCCGGTGCAACCCCAtcgccacggcggcgaggctgggTGAGGCCGGAAGCGTGACGATTTCGCGGCGGATTTTcccacggcggcgcgcgagTCGCGACTCATATAAGCTAAGCCACCCACTCCGCTGTCTACCCGCATCCGGTTCTCCGCTACCTCC contains the following coding sequences:
- the LOC121054731 gene encoding uncharacterized protein LOC121054731, giving the protein MQNLLEILDADAAAERRLERLSVVVRTVMKCSHLEKLVTLANKFGVNDLHIELHNPTIAGKARMRFKDAEPFGQLAEISFHSVTIASDTFRKAIARCPSLRALDLRRCRLLDVIAILPGVATNLRCHKLERVDVVSFPSHLSVTMTMARLVSTPRRTTAHARSNRRAFPVAHMARCHASAGRRGPAHSPEEPAHSSPPPERERHRVRVTVELPERADKERRRRKAVSSPAGAPGGRTRALPWPPAGRTSAPARRVAHGREEEDSAAVRGRRRSGEAGSAGSGRSGWLGFTGRCAREGVLREEEEERLGSVSNFPRVKDSVGVSSLRSVFYSGHFLSSFYLPRTIDALFTDLYICYYGSIVSQVFDKWSQKALPKLSNLSNLTICNNSLQIVSSLCKAGQTSKLAWLGSFQHLTELQLLVLEMTASNLANIFAFLQHVPCPNLRKFFLQLPRIRDSDQQASLGLVNEEMPEDGLDNLRVVRIMNFNLTSIDTQFVSFLLGKARNISKLQLVCPNNNKRPLGVLGPDPIFDLKSSESGDLSTRPCHSEVLFDF
- the LOC102716978 gene encoding COBRA-like protein 10: MPLRRRWTALCLVVVVVVLAVVAGVVRAQDYSNGGGGEEEDEEDKPQFKAQEACNGAFLTYTFTERAKEYPRTKNATAQAYAFKAEATVLNTMAEDLKAWQMFVGFQHKEILVTVGGAVLLDGSDLPANVSGGATFAGYPMADLLNSIETAGDMTQIQAKIDITGTQFGVKSPAAPMPKTIKLANPAGFRCPAPTRKGSVMYVCCVKDPKFKAKKTNTTRFQARQKADLTIAYDVLQAFGNNYMAQVTIDNWSPISRLDNWNLTWEWKRGEFIFNMRGAYTLTKEGPACVYSPAAGYYKDFDFTPVYSCEKKPIVVDLPPEREKDAAVGNVPFCCKNGTLLPPTMDESKSRAVFQMQVYKVPPDLNRTALYPPQNWRITGKLNPQYVCRQPVRVSPMVFPDETGLMSSTPAVASWQVACNITRPKKRAAKCCVSFSAFYNDSVVPCNTCACGCGNDTATCDPDAHPVLLPPEALLVPFDNRTAKARAWAKIKHRRVANPMPCADNCGLSINWHVVNNYKSGWAARITIFNWQDYTFKDWFAAVTMGDHYSGYENVYSFNGTRMGAPFNNTIFMQGLPGLAYLEPITDGRTPDDPRVPGKQQSVISFKRKDAPNINIAKGEGFPKRLYFDGEECALPETIPKASGAHRRAVAASLGQIVMAAVLVMVVAAVDSLCL
- the LOC107304467 gene encoding uncharacterized protein LOC107304467, translated to MQRFSPGQSLSIMRDAGNDVKLSDLRSLRELQLCMFGMKTTNLNDMTFMDLSTPDGVLDWRCSFCRWRSTGAATGEELSRTCSGKVDELQVSCHCNEIELVHFLFRKANFLQRLILVAPNPNWVHPGQ